In Tubulanus polymorphus chromosome 2, tnTubPoly1.2, whole genome shotgun sequence, a single window of DNA contains:
- the LOC141898811 gene encoding UDP-sugar transporter UST74c-like isoform X2, translating into METRSGVAVPVLSQRLFGALFYGISSFIIIVVNKVVLTSYKFPSFQFLALGQLITTIVVLFIAKRLKMIHFPDCSKETIVQIFPLPLIYLANMVFGLAGTQKLSLPMFTVLRRFTILLTMIFEQILIGKVASLTIKLTVASMIIGALIAASDDLAFDLKGYVFILLNDLCTALNGVYTKKKLDTKVLAFESWSNPMFTVQFLMSCGMGFVLMYSIVLCTLYNSALTTTIVGVLKNLLVTYIGMFIGGDYVFSMVNFIGLNISALGSVVYTWITFKQKPPVSTTPVSDKSPV; encoded by the exons ATGGAGACTCGGTCCGGCGTTGCAGTACCCGTGTTATCGCAACGATTATTCGGTGCTCTGTTCTATGGCATCTCTTCGTTTATCATAATAGTAGTGAATAAAGTGGTGCTCACCAGTTACAA GTTTCCGTCCTTCCAGTTTCTTGCTCTTGGCCAG CTAATTACAACAATTGTCGTGCTTTTTATTGCCAAAAggttaaaaatgattcattttccTGACTGCTCCAAAGAAACTATTGTACAG atatttccTTTGCCATTGATTTATTTGGCGAATATGGTTTTTGGGTTGGCGGGTACACAGAAGTTGAG TTTACCAATGTTTACGGTGCTAAGAAGGTTCACAATTTTACTCACTATGATTTTCGAACAGATTTTAATTGG taaaGTGGCTTCCTTGACCATCAAATTAACTGTTGCCTCTATGATTATCGGTGCTTTGATAGCTGCTAG CGATGATTTGGCATTTGACCTCAAAGGATATGTATTCATTTTACTGAATGATCTGTGCACAGCTTTGAACGGCGTTTATACGAAGAAAAAACTGGACACCAAG GTGCTGGCATTTGAGAGTTGGAGCAATCCGATGTTTACTGTACAGTTCCTGATGTCTTGCGGTATGGGTTTTGTACTGATGTATTCAATAGTACTGTGTACTTTATACAACTCGGCATTGACCACTACTATAGTCGGAGTGCTCAAG AATTTACTTGTGACTTACATAGGAATGTTCATAGGGGGTGATTACGTATTTTCAATGGTCAATTTTATAGGACTTAATATCAG cGCTTTGGGAAGTGTAGTATACACCTGGATCACGTTTAAACAAAAGCCTCCCGTGTCAACAACACCAGTATCCGATAAGAGTCCGGTGTAA
- the LOC141898811 gene encoding UDP-sugar transporter UST74c-like isoform X1 produces METRSGVAVPVLSQRLFGALFYGISSFIIIVVNKVVLTSYKFPSFQFLALGQLITTIVVLFIAKRLKMIHFPDCSKETIVQIFPLPLIYLANMVFGLAGTQKLSLPMFTVLRRFTILLTMIFEQILIGKVASLTIKLTVASMIIGALIAASDDLAFDLKGYVFILLNDLCTALNGVYTKKKLDTKNLGKYGLLYYNALFMLIPATLVIFINGEFKSVLAFESWSNPMFTVQFLMSCGMGFVLMYSIVLCTLYNSALTTTIVGVLKNLLVTYIGMFIGGDYVFSMVNFIGLNISALGSVVYTWITFKQKPPVSTTPVSDKSPV; encoded by the exons ATGGAGACTCGGTCCGGCGTTGCAGTACCCGTGTTATCGCAACGATTATTCGGTGCTCTGTTCTATGGCATCTCTTCGTTTATCATAATAGTAGTGAATAAAGTGGTGCTCACCAGTTACAA GTTTCCGTCCTTCCAGTTTCTTGCTCTTGGCCAG CTAATTACAACAATTGTCGTGCTTTTTATTGCCAAAAggttaaaaatgattcattttccTGACTGCTCCAAAGAAACTATTGTACAG atatttccTTTGCCATTGATTTATTTGGCGAATATGGTTTTTGGGTTGGCGGGTACACAGAAGTTGAG TTTACCAATGTTTACGGTGCTAAGAAGGTTCACAATTTTACTCACTATGATTTTCGAACAGATTTTAATTGG taaaGTGGCTTCCTTGACCATCAAATTAACTGTTGCCTCTATGATTATCGGTGCTTTGATAGCTGCTAG CGATGATTTGGCATTTGACCTCAAAGGATATGTATTCATTTTACTGAATGATCTGTGCACAGCTTTGAACGGCGTTTATACGAAGAAAAAACTGGACACCAAG aatcttGGAAAATACGGTCTGCTTTATTATAATGCGTTGTTCATGCTTATTCCTGCCACTCTAGTCATCTTCATCAATGGAGAATTTAAATCT GTGCTGGCATTTGAGAGTTGGAGCAATCCGATGTTTACTGTACAGTTCCTGATGTCTTGCGGTATGGGTTTTGTACTGATGTATTCAATAGTACTGTGTACTTTATACAACTCGGCATTGACCACTACTATAGTCGGAGTGCTCAAG AATTTACTTGTGACTTACATAGGAATGTTCATAGGGGGTGATTACGTATTTTCAATGGTCAATTTTATAGGACTTAATATCAG cGCTTTGGGAAGTGTAGTATACACCTGGATCACGTTTAAACAAAAGCCTCCCGTGTCAACAACACCAGTATCCGATAAGAGTCCGGTGTAA
- the LOC141898640 gene encoding uncharacterized protein LOC141898640 translates to MEELKKVKMLNVEQLIVHVGTNNMTRDVPLEIVLRRHVELIRLLLYKCTGTIIVPALFPRCDDFDADTKIFHYNEMLHRECFTLGVKFVDFHFSRDLLSPTDLLHPSRKGNQFINNRIMELLLLKNEDEMCPQYFPYEIEKMQRSRAVHRRKLIAKNKLKDDQARAWDDSTIVQF, encoded by the exons ATGGAAG AATTGAAAAAGgtgaagatgctgaatgtgGAACAACTAATCGTCCATGTTGGAACAAATAATATGACGCGTGATGTCCCGCTTGAGATTGTTCTGCGAAGACACGTTGAATTAATTCGATTGTTGCTCTATAAATGTACTGGGACCATCATTGTACCAGCTCTTTTTCCTCGATGTGATGA tttcGATGCTgacacaaaaatatttcattacaatGAAATGCTGCACCGCGAATGCTTTACACTTGGTGTAAAGTTCGTTGATTTTCACTTCTCAAGAGATCTCCTTTCACC GACTGACTTGTTACACCCCAGCCGTAAGGGAAATCAGTTCATAAATAACAGGATAATGGAACTACtgctattgaaaaatgaagatgaaat GTGCCCTCAATACTTTCCATATGAGATTGAAAAGATGCAAAGAAGTAGAGCAGTCCATCGACGAAAG CTGATagcaaaaaacaaattgaaggATGATCAAGCAAGAGCATGGGATGATTCAACAATAGTG CAGTTTTGA
- the LOC141898639 gene encoding uncharacterized protein LOC141898639, producing the protein MESAISSEMKKKFEERYTEGCDLTNDALYSAWKILKTKSSAEVIDSFPIENNSSPADPDNDVLDYPVLMPTEKKRKRDDKRYFILTADDAYANAVSKQKLKEQKEKEKLERRKKKCLTTASTRPQNGTCSINPAPSRPDKEKLAVVHDPVPETSGVNMVYEINISEGSYIALYQEGEKRRKHLYFGVILEILDFGEVISVQFLEQHCKKNLFVWPDVDIIEEHPVENVLNNLKPPEVVNTRMQMAFQVDEFSKTCDLFACM; encoded by the exons ATGGAATCAGCCATTTCCTcggaaatgaagaaaaaatttgaagaacGATACACCGAAGGCTGTGACTTGACTAATGATGCACTGTATTCAGcatggaaaattttgaaaactaaaTCATCAGCTGAAGTTATCGATAGCTTCCCGATCGAAAATAACTCATCCCCAG CTGATCCCGACAATGATGTGCTGGATTATCCCGTACTGATGCCaactgaaaagaaaagaaaacgcGATGATAAGCGTTATTTCATTCTAACTGCGGATGATGCATATGCAAATGCGGTTTCAAAACAGAAGTTGAaagaacaaaaagaaaaggaaaaacTAGAAAGAAGGAAAAAGAAATGTTTGACAACG GCTTCAACAAGACCACAAAATGGAACTTGCTCCATTAATCCT GCTCCATCAAGACCAGACAAGGAAAAATTAGCCGTAGTTCAT GATCCTGTGCCTGAGACAAGTGGTGTCAACATGGTTTACGAAATCAACATAAG TGAAGGTTCATATATTGCCCTTTATCAGGAAGGTGAGAAGCGCAGGAAGCACTTATACTTTGGAGTG ATTCTAGAGATATTGGACTTCGGAGAAGTAATATCCGTTCAGTTTCTTGAACAACACTGCAAGAAAAATTTATTCGTTTGGCCCGATGTGGATATTATCGAAGAGCATCCCGTTGAGAATGTACTGAACAACTTGAAACCGCCTGAGGTGGTAAATACGAGGATGCAGATGGCATTTCaagttgatgaattttcaaagACTTGCGATTTGTTCGCTTGCATGTAA